A part of Halalkalicoccus subterraneus genomic DNA contains:
- a CDS encoding SDR family oxidoreductase, translating to MRVAIVGCGYVGLELGRQLTARGHEVWGVRRSDEGITAIEEAGFRSVRADLTDLEALSRVPDADALVFAASSGGRGATAAREVYVEGLRTTIEHFAERADPPDRLVYTSSTGVYGDHGGDWVDERTEIDPTTEKTRVLREAEEIALDSLITGTVVRFAGLYGPDRYRLERYLEGPVTEGYLNMLHRDDAAGVVRYLLEEDLVRGETVLAVDDEPVGKWGFADWLADQCDLPEPPKETKEERLADAELSEPARRRILTSKRCSNETLRELGYEFSYPTFREGYREAVKAYPSR from the coding sequence ATGAGGGTCGCAATAGTGGGCTGTGGCTACGTCGGGCTGGAACTCGGCCGACAGCTCACCGCCCGCGGCCACGAGGTCTGGGGCGTCCGGCGCTCCGACGAAGGAATTACGGCGATCGAGGAGGCGGGATTTCGGAGTGTGCGGGCCGACCTCACCGACCTCGAGGCGCTCTCGCGCGTTCCGGACGCCGACGCGCTGGTCTTCGCCGCGAGTTCGGGCGGGCGTGGCGCGACGGCCGCCCGTGAGGTCTACGTCGAGGGGCTTCGGACCACCATCGAGCACTTCGCGGAACGTGCCGATCCCCCCGATCGTCTGGTTTATACCTCCAGTACCGGGGTCTACGGTGATCACGGCGGCGACTGGGTCGACGAACGAACCGAGATCGACCCGACCACCGAGAAGACACGCGTGCTTCGGGAGGCCGAGGAGATCGCGCTCGACTCGCTCATCACGGGGACCGTCGTGCGCTTTGCGGGGCTGTACGGCCCCGACAGGTATCGCCTCGAACGCTATCTCGAAGGGCCGGTCACCGAGGGGTACCTGAACATGCTCCATCGTGACGACGCCGCCGGGGTCGTCCGCTACCTGCTTGAGGAGGATCTCGTCCGCGGCGAGACGGTGCTGGCCGTCGACGACGAGCCCGTCGGCAAGTGGGGCTTTGCGGACTGGCTCGCAGACCAGTGTGACCTGCCCGAGCCGCCGAAGGAGACCAAAGAGGAGCGCCTCGCCGACGCCGAGCTCTCGGAGCCCGCCCGCCGGCGGATCCTCACGAGCAAGCGCTGCTCGAACGAGACGCTGCGTGAACTGGGCTACGAGTTCTCGTATCCGACGTTTCGGGAGGGGTATCGTGAGGCGGTCAAGGCCTATCCGAGCCGGTAG
- a CDS encoding aldo/keto reductase — MATADGTWAYQDRFGDEFGRTYFRRFGDGVVSSLGLGTYLGEPTDAVDERYEEAITTALESGCNVLDTAINYRHQRSERVVGRALEGSEIDRDAVLVATKGGFLPFDGERPVDPGAFVREEYVDPGIVAREELARGSHCIAPDFIEDQLDRSLENLGIGTVDLYYVHNPETQLEARSREAVYDQLEETFARLEERVAAGDLRYYGVATWDAFRVRSEHENFLSLPEIASRARSAAKAAGNTATHLRAIQLPFNVHMADGFTVAAHEGAEGAESALWFAQKAGLNAFASASLGQGRLASGLPEAVAERLEGESAVQKAINFARSAPGVTSALVGASDREHVREDLDACRFDPMGADAFDSVFE, encoded by the coding sequence ATGGCGACGGCAGACGGCACCTGGGCCTACCAGGACCGCTTCGGCGACGAGTTCGGCCGGACGTACTTCAGGCGCTTCGGCGACGGCGTGGTCTCCAGTCTCGGGCTCGGCACCTATCTCGGCGAGCCGACCGACGCGGTCGACGAACGGTATGAGGAAGCGATCACAACGGCGCTCGAAAGCGGCTGTAACGTGCTGGATACGGCGATCAACTACCGTCACCAGCGAAGCGAGCGGGTCGTGGGACGGGCACTCGAAGGGAGCGAGATCGACCGCGATGCGGTGCTCGTCGCGACGAAGGGTGGCTTTCTCCCGTTCGACGGTGAGCGTCCTGTCGATCCGGGCGCGTTCGTCCGAGAGGAGTACGTCGACCCGGGGATCGTCGCCCGCGAGGAGTTGGCGCGGGGCAGTCACTGCATCGCGCCGGACTTCATCGAGGACCAACTGGATCGGTCCCTCGAAAACCTCGGGATCGGGACGGTCGACCTGTACTACGTCCACAACCCGGAGACACAGTTGGAAGCCCGCTCGCGCGAGGCGGTCTACGATCAGTTGGAGGAAACGTTCGCCCGGCTCGAGGAGCGCGTCGCGGCAGGTGACCTCCGGTACTACGGGGTCGCGACGTGGGACGCCTTTCGGGTCCGGTCCGAACACGAGAACTTCCTCTCGCTGCCCGAGATCGCCTCGCGGGCCCGGTCGGCGGCCAAGGCGGCGGGAAACACCGCGACCCATCTCCGCGCCATCCAACTGCCCTTCAACGTCCACATGGCCGACGGGTTCACCGTCGCGGCCCACGAGGGGGCCGAGGGGGCCGAAAGCGCGCTCTGGTTCGCCCAGAAGGCGGGGCTGAACGCCTTCGCGAGCGCGAGCCTCGGACAGGGCCGGCTCGCTTCGGGGCTGCCGGAGGCGGTCGCCGAGCGATTGGAGGGTGAGTCGGCGGTCCAGAAAGCAATCAACTTCGCGCGCAGCGCGCCGGGGGTGACGAGCGCGCTGGTCGGGGCGAGCGATCGAGAACACGTCCGCGAGGACCTCGACGCCTGCCGGTTCGACCCCATGGGTGCCGACGCCTTCGATTCGGTGTTCGAGTGA
- a CDS encoding MFS transporter, whose translation MTRSRLFVSLCSLAFLVNLVRVVYAPLVEPLQAAFSVGPGTIGLVVTLVWTGSALPRIPIGYLLTIVPRHRVVLLAGATLTISSLLATFANSVLTLALGAFLIGTATSGYFVAANPLISELYTGQIGRMIGIHGAVIQVAAVIAAPLVTLALLVSWRLVFALIALGALVATLVLYRIAKRTDLPVASGVDRDFLGAIRGEWRLIALGVVVFGATSFVWQGVFNFYPSYMETARGFDPGLSRNLLTVAFAAGVPAFWVSGSLVDRLPTLPYLLAVIGSFIVCVLLLTVTNGLHGIVVLSAILGYAIHSMFPAADTFLLSSFPDEHRGGAYATFSGGMMFGQALGSWFVGALVEYGIPYDTVFQGLALGLVVPITAVTVLGATNRLPAAIDA comes from the coding sequence GTGACCCGGAGCCGGCTGTTCGTCTCGTTGTGCTCGCTGGCGTTCCTCGTCAACCTCGTTCGCGTGGTCTACGCGCCGCTCGTCGAGCCGCTGCAAGCCGCCTTTTCGGTGGGGCCCGGTACCATCGGGCTGGTCGTCACCCTCGTGTGGACCGGTAGCGCGCTTCCCCGGATCCCGATCGGCTACCTCCTGACGATCGTCCCGCGCCACCGGGTCGTCCTGTTGGCGGGCGCGACCCTGACGATATCGTCGTTGCTCGCCACCTTTGCGAACTCCGTTCTCACGCTCGCGCTGGGTGCCTTTCTGATCGGGACCGCGACGAGCGGGTACTTCGTCGCCGCGAACCCGCTGATCAGCGAGCTCTACACCGGGCAGATCGGGCGGATGATCGGGATCCACGGCGCGGTGATCCAGGTGGCCGCCGTGATCGCCGCGCCGCTGGTGACGCTCGCGCTGTTGGTCTCCTGGCGGCTCGTCTTCGCCCTGATCGCGCTCGGAGCGCTCGTTGCGACGCTCGTGCTCTACCGGATCGCGAAACGGACCGACCTCCCCGTCGCGAGCGGGGTCGACCGCGATTTCCTGGGGGCGATCCGCGGCGAGTGGCGACTCATCGCGCTCGGGGTCGTGGTCTTCGGCGCGACGAGCTTCGTCTGGCAGGGCGTGTTCAACTTCTACCCCTCCTACATGGAGACCGCCCGCGGGTTCGATCCGGGGCTGTCGCGCAACCTGCTGACGGTGGCCTTCGCCGCCGGCGTGCCCGCCTTCTGGGTCAGCGGGAGCCTCGTCGACCGCCTCCCGACGCTGCCGTACCTGCTCGCTGTCATCGGCTCGTTCATCGTCTGTGTCCTGTTGTTGACGGTGACGAACGGCCTGCACGGGATCGTCGTCCTGAGCGCGATCCTCGGCTACGCCATCCACAGCATGTTCCCCGCGGCCGACACCTTCTTGCTCTCGTCGTTCCCCGACGAACACCGCGGCGGCGCGTACGCCACCTTCAGCGGCGGGATGATGTTCGGACAGGCACTCGGAAGCTGGTTCGTCGGGGCGCTCGTCGAGTACGGGATCCCCTACGATACGGTGTTCCAGGGGCTCGCGCTCGGGCTCGTGGTTCCCATCACGGCGGTGACGGTGTTGGGCGCGACGAACCGGCTTCCGGCCGCCATCGACGCGTAA
- a CDS encoding alkaline phosphatase family protein: MGLFDRIRGGEDLPRVAFIGIDGVPHTLLSEHPEQFPNFAAIADEGTASAIESIVPPESSACWPSLTTGQNPGETGVYGFQDRENGSYDTYVPMGRDVQATRLWDRVTEDSRKATVMNVPVTFPPQRTVQRMVSGFLSPGLDKAAYPDELRETLSGIDYRIDVNAKLGHDEDKTDFVEDAHATLDARYEAFDHYIREDDWDLFFGVFMTTDRVNHFLFEDYERDGEYYEEFMEFYRKLDGYIGKLRESLADDVTLVIASDHGFTTLDYEVHCNQWLAEEGWLSFEDDEHSELSDISSDARAYSLIPGRFYINLEDREPRGSVPEEEYEAVREELKADLEALEGPNGEAVCERVVEKEDAFRGDHDDIAPDLVAIPNHGFDLKSGFKGHGEVFGKGPRNGMHSFDNATLHVDGEAAINDANLFDIAPTILDLMEVEYDRGEFDGASLI; the protein is encoded by the coding sequence ATGGGTCTCTTCGATCGGATACGCGGCGGTGAAGACCTGCCACGTGTCGCGTTTATCGGTATCGACGGCGTTCCACACACGCTCCTCTCCGAGCACCCCGAGCAGTTCCCGAACTTCGCCGCGATCGCCGACGAGGGGACGGCAAGCGCGATCGAGAGCATCGTCCCGCCCGAATCGAGCGCCTGCTGGCCCTCCCTGACCACCGGACAGAACCCCGGCGAGACCGGCGTCTACGGTTTTCAGGACCGCGAGAACGGCTCCTATGACACCTACGTTCCGATGGGCCGGGACGTGCAGGCCACCCGCCTATGGGACCGCGTCACGGAGGACAGCCGGAAGGCGACGGTGATGAACGTTCCCGTCACGTTCCCGCCCCAACGCACCGTCCAGCGGATGGTCTCGGGCTTCCTCTCGCCCGGGCTCGACAAGGCAGCCTACCCCGACGAGTTGCGAGAAACGCTGTCGGGGATCGACTACCGGATCGACGTCAACGCGAAGCTCGGCCACGACGAGGACAAGACCGACTTCGTCGAGGACGCCCACGCGACGCTCGATGCCCGGTACGAGGCTTTCGACCACTACATCCGCGAGGACGACTGGGACCTCTTCTTCGGCGTCTTCATGACGACCGACCGGGTCAACCACTTCCTGTTCGAGGACTACGAGCGCGACGGCGAGTACTACGAGGAGTTCATGGAGTTCTACCGGAAGCTCGACGGGTACATCGGCAAGCTCCGCGAGAGCCTCGCCGACGACGTCACCCTCGTGATCGCGAGCGATCACGGCTTTACGACCCTCGACTACGAGGTCCACTGCAACCAGTGGCTCGCAGAGGAGGGGTGGCTCTCCTTCGAGGACGATGAGCACTCCGAGCTGAGCGACATCTCCTCGGACGCCCGCGCGTACTCGCTGATCCCCGGTCGCTTCTACATCAACCTCGAGGACCGCGAGCCACGGGGAAGCGTTCCCGAAGAGGAGTACGAGGCCGTCCGGGAGGAACTCAAAGCCGACCTCGAAGCGCTCGAGGGGCCAAACGGCGAGGCGGTCTGCGAGCGCGTCGTCGAGAAGGAGGACGCCTTCCGGGGCGACCACGACGACATCGCGCCCGATCTCGTGGCGATCCCGAACCACGGCTTCGACCTGAAGTCCGGCTTCAAGGGCCACGGCGAGGTCTTCGGAAAGGGCCCGCGAAACGGGATGCACAGCTTCGACAACGCGACGCTGCACGTCGACGGCGAGGCCGCAATCAACGACGCCAACCTCTTCGACATCGCGCCGACGATCCTCGACCTGATGGAGGTCGAGTACGACCGCGGGGAGTTCGACGGCGCGAGCCTCATCTGA
- a CDS encoding DUF5791 family protein: protein MLYRDLDGSEAESPEDLREQYEAELAEVLESVGVEEAAAETGIERDRLDALVAGEAPEITVEEACELLALSEDEPDAEIVRAEVEDRLLLGMTTAVLDVDTIAANIQRDLSGKEVHQRVEGRAPMTLAEYAEIHQFIGERKR from the coding sequence ATGCTCTATCGCGACCTCGACGGTAGCGAGGCCGAAAGCCCTGAAGACCTCCGCGAACAGTACGAAGCGGAGCTCGCCGAGGTACTCGAATCGGTCGGCGTCGAGGAGGCCGCCGCCGAAACGGGAATCGAGCGAGACAGGCTCGACGCGCTCGTCGCGGGCGAGGCGCCCGAGATCACCGTCGAGGAAGCTTGTGAACTCCTCGCGCTCTCCGAGGACGAGCCGGACGCCGAGATCGTTCGGGCAGAAGTCGAGGACCGTCTCTTACTAGGCATGACCACCGCCGTGCTCGACGTGGACACGATCGCCGCGAACATCCAGAGGGATCTCTCGGGCAAGGAGGTCCACCAGCGCGTCGAGGGCCGCGCGCCGATGACGCTCGCCGAGTACGCCGAGATCCACCAGTTCATCGGCGAGCGAAAGCGATGA